The Lycium barbarum isolate Lr01 chromosome 9, ASM1917538v2, whole genome shotgun sequence genome has a segment encoding these proteins:
- the LOC132608830 gene encoding nematode resistance protein-like HSPRO2, with amino-acid sequence MVDYDRKTKMISSDMPSKSPRISNKLQVSIPTVPVRLTELSAASDSACSAYEHYLRLPEQKKLWSSVEFPSWKNELLLKPALQGLETTFRFISIVLSDPRPYANRREWKRRLEALAMNQVEIISLLCEDEDEGGAPVGDLTSSTVLARQNSSAEVWKLSDETTVVSQTSEDSLLPRLAAWHKSEDIAHKIMYSIECQMRRFPYTLGLGEPNLSGKPSLEYDAVVKPSELHALKKKSPSDSMNLENFENQTLYTTHQILETWIHASKMLLKRIAERINSKDLEKAVNDCWLLEKTWKLLTEIEDLHLLMDPDDFLRLKNQLSIKATAESELFCFRSKGLVEITKLSKDLKHKVPNILDVEVDPQGGPRIQEAAMELFRKKESFEKIHLLQALQAIEMAVKRFYYSYKQLLVIVMGSLEAKGNTPLMASDALAQIFLEPTYFPSLDAAKTFLGEYWSHEHGRYSPDGRSKA; translated from the coding sequence ATGGTTGATTACGATAGAAAGACAAAGATGATATCTTCTGACATGCCCAGCAAATCTCCTAGGATTTCAAATAAGCTTCAAGTTTCCATACCAACGGTACCAGTTAGGCTGACGGAGCTGTCAGCGGCGTCTGACTCAGCTTGTTCAGCTTACGAGCACTACCTCAGGCTTCCCGAGCAGAAGAAGTTGTGGAGCTCTGTTGAATTTCCGAGTTGGAAGAATGAATTGTTGCTCAAACCGGCTTTACAAGGTTTGGAAACAACTTTCCGGTTCATCTCAATTGTGTTATCTGATCCTAGACCATATGCGAACCGGAGAGAATGGAAGCGGAGGCTTGAAGCGTTGGCGATGAATCAGGTTGAAATCATATCTCTGTTGTGcgaagatgaagatgaaggtgGGGCTCCCGTTGGTGACCTTACGTCGTCGACTGTCTTGGCTCGTCAGAATAGTTCAGCAGAGGTGTGGAAGCTTTCCGATGAGACGACAGTCGTCAGCCAGACGAGTGAAGATAGTTTGTTGCCTCGACTCGCTGCTTGGCACAAGTCGGAAGACATTGCTCATAAGATTATGTACTCCATTGAGTGCCAAATGAGGAGGTTTCCCTACACACTCGGCTTAGGGGAGCCCAACCTCAGCGGCAAGCCAAGCCTCGAATACGATGCAGTAGTCAAGCCATCGGAGCTTCATGCTCTCAAGAAAAAAAGCCCTTCCGATAGCATGAATTTGGAAAATTTCGAAAACCAAACGCTATACACGACACACCAGATCCTAGAGACATGGATCCACGCGTCAAAAATGCTTCTGAAGAGAATCGCGGAGAGAATTAATAGCAAAGACTTGGAAAAAGCCGTTAACGACTGTTGGTTACTAGAGAAAACGTGGAAACTCCTGACCGAAATTGAAGACCTCCACTTGCTAATGGATCCTGATGACTTTTTGCGCCTTAAAAACCAATTGTCCATCAAAGCAACTGCCGAATCGGAGCTATTTTGCTTTCGATCCAAAGGACTCGTGGAAATTACCAAACTGTCCAAAGATCTGAAGCACAAAGTACCCAACATTCTAGACGTAGAGGTGGATCCGCAGGGTGGGCCGAGAATTCAAGAGGCAGCCATGGAGCTCTTCAGGAAAAAGGAAAGCTTTGAGAAGATTCACTTGCTTCAAGCTTTACAAGCAATTGAAATGGCAGTGAAGAGGTTTTACTATTCGTATAAGCAGTTATTGGTAATTGTTATGGGAAGTTTAGAAGCCAAGGGGAACACACCATTAATGGCAAGCGATGCATTGGCTCAGATCTTCCTTGAGCCGACATATTTTCCGAGTTTGGATGCTGCAAAAACGTTTCTGGGAGAATACTGGAGTCATGAACATGGGAGGTATAGTCCAGATGGGAGGAGCAAGGCCTAA